The following proteins are co-located in the Naumovozyma dairenensis CBS 421 chromosome 9, complete genome genome:
- the VRG4 gene encoding GDP-mannose transporter (similar to Saccharomyces cerevisiae HVG1 (YER039C) and VRG4 (YGL225W); ancestral locus Anc_3.538) — protein sequence MSDIKPLTPHNPWAGVANSGPISILSYCGSSILMTVTNKFVVNLENFNMNFVMLFVQSLVCTLTLIVLKTLGYAKFRPLNKADAKNWFPISVLLVLMIYTSSKALQFLAVPIYTIFKNLTIILIAYGEVLFFGGSVTSMELSSFLLMVFSSVVATWGDQQALAAKNLAEETVSQTSALLNPGYFWMFTNCISSALFVLIMRKRIKLTNFKDFDTMFYNNILALPILLIFSFIVEDWSSANLATNLSGDSLTAMIISGMASVGISYCSGWCVRVTSSTTYSMVGALNKLPIALSGLIFFDAPRNFLSILSIFIGFLSGIVYAVAKQKKQQNHTK from the coding sequence ATGTCTGATATTAAACCTCTAACTCCACATAACCCATGGGCAGGTGTTGCTAACTCTGGTCCGATATCCATTTTGTCATACTGTGGTTCTTCCATCTTAATGACAGTGACAAACAAATTCGTTGtcaatttggaaaatttcaacaTGAATTTCGTTATGTTATTTGTTCAATCTTTAGTTTGTACATTGACTCTTATCGTCTTAAAGACCTTAGGTTATGCTAAATTCCGTCCATTAAATAAGGCAGATGCTAAAAACTGGTTTCCAATTTCTGTCCTTTTGGTCCTTATGATTTATACCTCTTCCAAGGCTTTACAATTCTTAGCTGTCCCAATTTACACcattttcaagaatttaaCTATTATATTGATTGCATACGGTGAGGTCTTATTCTTTGGTGGTTCAGTTACTTCTATGGAATTATCCTCTTTCTTGTTAATGGTCTTTTCTTCTGTTGTCGCTACATGGGGGGATCAACAAGCCCTTGCCGCTAAAAACTTGGCTGAAGAAACTGTGTCTCAAACATCTGCCCTATTAAACCCAGGTTACTTTTGGATGTTCACCAATTGTATTTCATCTGCACTATTTGTCTTGATCATGAGAAAGAGAATTAAGTTAACTAACTTCAAAGATTTCGACACCATGTTCTACAATAACATATTAGCTTTAccaattcttttaattttctctttcatcGTGGAAGATTGGTCGTCAGCTAATTTGGCTACTAATTTATCGGGCGATTCATTAACCGCTATGATCATTTCAGGTATGGCATCTGTTGGGATTTCTTATTGTTCAGGTTGGTGTGTTCGTGTCACTTCTTCCACTACATATTCAATGGTCGGTGCTTTAAACAAATTACCAATCGCTTTATCTGGTTTAATCTTCTTTGATGCCCCAAGAAACTTCTTATCCATTTTATCCATCTTTATAGGTTTCTTATCTGGTATTGTTTATGCCGTTGCTAAGcaaaagaaacaacaaaaccatactaaataa
- the SHE10 gene encoding She10p (similar to Saccharomyces cerevisiae YFR039C and SHE10 (YGL228W); ancestral locus Anc_3.546): MRCCVTKYIVTLITIVVSLHYYCQVNDCSGNLQQVCHYTTPKVWDSILSSKVPAYNEYVSPGLLQVKEKYSTYIQPHLSPYCSIVHEKVITPSIACSKKTFAKIKFSPFRECLSKHGSTVQKKVNLYYNIYIQPYYVKFVQPYTNKLCPFVAPVCHQVKNQFDTFKQMVGAQYSTLQGKIADKVSSISSSVSASVSTSVTTATTTATSTVTDSIVEERDYNEDEEEIDTDTETSTVIKTVTVDTEEPIATATPADVSSSDVDINEQAALQADFENWSNTISNKIESITKLFDKDVNKFMKKTLNEKKDMFSDKIGNLNSETEAIFAKLNKAIQDISCIKGEDPVTGEIIYFNKDGTTQIEKYVDRPFVRELFEEAHNSLNDLISDIQHEEESLIDQINKRVQLIREEHLDLYEDWADTMINEWSKRMAYVDVVAAHLNNEENGDDEGEANDSDENWKKFLSVKKQAINSRDELITHPAKVEPLENFFNEIQETLKLLSKDAGEYLYILRSKANLEFQAREEEEGKKEESQVSDETEVEAESTPTEEEEQPEVTAETEIEVEEVTATETEIETATEIETEYVAEETNIPEDSAVEQDQEE, encoded by the coding sequence atgaggTGCTGTGTGACTAAGTACATTGTTACCTTAATTACAATAGTTGTATCCCTACATTATTACTGTCAAGTTAATGATTGTAGTGGAAATTTACAACAAGTTTGTCATTATACTACTCCAAAGGTATGGgattcaattttatcttCTAAAGTCCCAGCTTATAATGAATACGTTTCTCCAGGACTTTTACAGGTGAAGGAAAAATATAGTACCTATATTCAACCTCATTTATCTCCTTATTGTTCCATTGTTCATGAAAAAGTTATTACTCCATCAATTGCATGTTCCAAGAAAACTTTTGCAAAGATAAAGTTTTCTCCTTTCAGAGAATGCCTTTCCAAACATGGTTCTACCGTTCAAAAGAAAGTTAACCTTTATTATAACATTTACATTCAACCATACTACGTTAAATTTGTTCAGCCATACACCAATAAACTATGTCCATTTGTGGCCCCAGTTTGCCACCAGGTTAAAAACCAATTTGATACCTTCAAACAAATGGTAGGTGCTCAATATTCAACTTTGCAAGGAAAGATTGCTGATAAAGTctcttcaatttcttcttctgtttCTGCTTCCGTATCAACTTCTGTCACTACAGCAACAACCACCGCTACATCCACAGTGACGGACTCTattgttgaagaaagagattacaatgaagatgaagaagagatTGATACTGACACTGAAACTTCCACCGTCATCAAGACAGTAACAGTTGACACTGAAGAACCAATCGCCACAGCGACCCCCGCAGATGTTTCCTCTTCTGATGTGGACATTAACGAACAAGCGGCATTACAAGctgattttgaaaattggtCCAACACAATCTCTAACAAGATTGAATCAATCACCAAACTATTTGACAAAGATGTGAACAAATTCATGAAGAAAActttaaatgaaaagaagGATATGTTCAGTGATAAAATTGGGAACTTGAATTCAGAAACTGAAGCCATCTTTGCCAAATTGAACAAGGCAATTCAAGATATTAGTTGTATCAAAGGTGAAGACCCTGTCACTGGtgaaatcatttatttcaaTAAGGATGGAACTAcacaaattgaaaaatatgtgGATCGTCCATTTGTCCgtgaattatttgaagaagccCATAACAGTTTGaatgatttgatttctgATATTCAACACGAAGAAGAATCTTTGATTGATCAAATTAATAAGAGAGTTCAATTGATTCGTGAAGAACATCTCGATTTGTATGAAGATTGGGCTGATACTATGATTAATGAATGGTCCAAGAGAATGGCTTATGTTGATGTCGTTGCTGCTCATTTGaacaatgaagaaaatggcGACGACGAAGGAGAAGCAAATGATTCTGATgaaaattggaagaaattCTTATCTGTTAAGAAACAAGCTATTAATTCAAGAGATGAATTGATCACTCATCCTGCAAAAGTGGAACCtttagaaaatttctttaacgaaattcaagaaactttgaaattattatccaaGGATGCTGGTGAATACTTATATATCTTAAGGTCCAAGGCTAATTTGGAATTCCAAGCTcgtgaagaagaagaaggtaaAAAGGAAGAATCTCAAGTTTCCGATGAAACTGAAGTTGAAGCTGAATCTACGCcaactgaagaagaagaacaaccTGAAGTTACAGCTGAAACCGAAATCGAAGTCGAAGAAGTTACCGCTACGGAAACTGAAATTGAAACTGCTACGGAAATTGAAACTGAATATGTTGCTGAAGAAACCAATATTCCTGAAGATTCTGCTGTTGAGCAAGATCAAGAAGAATGA
- the MTC3 gene encoding Mtc3p (similar to Saccharomyces cerevisiae YGL226W; ancestral locus Anc_3.542), whose product MLLRLPKKNTFCLVARRASMKSSARLSHTSPPSASKQDVYIPPDEIKDVPQKWDIIKPKMLKDEILEYLRWKMEGNWSKMSREEQMAIYSISYGKWGPRSEAKNKNGLGNGGKELNLSYILMRTVFNLILLSAAGVSLLNLKRDKETLKEWDHQETAV is encoded by the coding sequence aTGCTTTTAAGATTACCAAAAAAGAATACTTTTTGCCTGGTTGCAAGGAGAGCCTCGATGAAATCTAGTGCAAGACTATCACATACATCGCCACCTTCTGCCTCCAAGCAAGATGTTTATATACCGCCTGATGAGATAAAAGATGTACCACAAAAATGGGATATCATAAAACCCAAGATGttgaaagatgaaattcTTGAGTACCTGCGGTGGAAGATGGAAGGGAATTGGAGTAAAATGTCTCGAGAGGAACAAATGGCCATCTACTCCATTAGCTACGGAAAATGGGGACCCAGATCTGAGGCCAAGAACAAGAATGGTCTAGGCAATGGTGGTAAGGAACTCAATTTATCTTATATCTTAATGAGAACAGTCTTCAATTTGATCTTATTGAGTGCAGCTGGTGTTTCCCTTTTAAATCTCAAGAGAGACAAAGAGACTTTAAAGGAATGGGATCACCAGGAAACAGCTGTATAG
- the OST5 gene encoding dolichyl-diphosphooligosaccharide--protein glycotransferase subunit (similar to Saccharomyces cerevisiae OST5 (YGL226C-A); ancestral locus Anc_3.543) yields MAYEELYREFNDTVPFQPIFQLATQPKFAIIASIISLLLITLSLSVSSSEKHFMTKLIFCATINIMASGFVGIAAVFAANSFGVYV; encoded by the exons ATGGCTTACGAAGAACTATAT AGAGAATTCAACGACACTGTACCATTCCAAccaattttccaattggCTACTCAACCTAAATTTGCCATTATTGCATCCATCATTTCCTTACTTCTAATAACTTTAAGTTTATCAGTTTCATCTTCTGAAAAACATTTCATGAcaaaattaatattctgtgcaacaataaatataatggCAAGTGGGTTTGTCGGTATTGCAGCCGTTTTCGCTGCCAATTCATTTGGTGTTTATGTCTAA
- the VID30 gene encoding glucose-induced degradation complex subunit VID30 (similar to Saccharomyces cerevisiae VID30 (YGL227W); ancestral locus Anc_3.544): MSSNYMEEIDKTFVKQLFPEYLLHQPVSQELWYLYIKNKKLFNRINEQNKDPNSVASGTSNTKQKYIWNLADENADDNDDTTRINTSNALTSSLSSSLSARTDNVILPFNVKKEIWHRLMELGVLGTISFESANDNYLIQVYKYFYPKQMDLIPTIYSRNSMNANANANGFSLKNGNSFNMATEKNGNMRKPFPYNSDNDNDNDNDLWNESSRPESSRSVSLSAVNDNVSNDNVESTTIQQSVTNSNNDSHKENDDDNDEMDIDDEDEEDGDADEEIIGSETESVISRKTNTSPIYHDFQKERTPQNILRKQYENKFKFKSNHVTSDIYNIIGYFLPSHWAPPAASGVTVSRDGVMRLQSVTLSESSASSTAGLSLAATHEVYPAPSSTSAAAIRNRLNSSHPTSSTATITGKSNKNQSNYTMVKANTFIPTNKMSIFYYEIRVLSVTSSQNAQNCNILLGYNFDFSENHNANVFSINDSQQQFGRPTSAGHVMDTSFNMTTTNNLFARNRHNIHNESDDNNNNGNEDYENNDDIEGDDDDDDNDDEDDGGEDEEHEGGDPSRGQSWRRTCGSKKASKEGLDFGFFGLSGQNGSIYFGQKFEPYSIPFCRDDIIGCGINYIDSTIFFTKNGVHLGTAFRNLPDLNFIPSVALKPGNSVRTNFGLYEEFAFDISGYQDKWKNKSLQHILQPFNQKNTEMEDVEEDEDEAKAEEPDEEENNKTKDIENGIENNEHRKKSLSTFLLGPDTRYNKDGRLTKPTDTAINHLNDTENGDLIVDTLNVMINDYLIHEGMIDVAKAFLKDLQDDSVVKDSDGGNDNIVDCETLEIQREIIRHNERQILKEEKVVQIRQEIRRLVYNGDIKGCVTWINSELPNLLQSNIELSFELKIAEYLISFISNAPGMNIEETIKNGQLLTQEFVYNENIPGALRENFKRHLDNISLLLAYDDPVNEVTGDLSMYLSKEYLQDRLFQVINSNVLQFLKKKSSCSLEDIMGYTRTMLSTMRNYRIDTSGSNGNCRYYRAVNIDEDFLNI, translated from the coding sequence ATGTCGTCGAATTATATGGAAGAAATTGACAAAACTTTTGTCAAACAACTATTCCCTGAATACTTATTACATCAACCAGTTTCCCAGGAATTATGGTATCTATACAtcaagaataaaaaattatttaacaGGATAAATGAACAAAATAAAGACCCTAACAGTGTCGCTTCTGGTACCAGTAACACAAAGCAGAAATACATATGGAATTTAGCTGATGAAAATgctgatgataatgatgacaCAACAAGAATCAACACAAGTAATGCTCTTACTTCCTCCTTATCATCCTCTCTCTCAGCACGGACTGATAATGTGATTTTACCATTCAACGtcaaaaaggaaatttGGCATCGATTAATGGAATTAGGTGTTCTTGGAACCATATCTTTTGAATCCGCTAATGATAATTACTTGATTCAagtttataaatatttctaCCCAAAACAAATGGATTTGATTCCTACCATATATTCTagaaattcaatgaatgcTAATGCTAATGCTAATGgattttcattgaaaaatgggaattcattcaatatggctactgaaaaaaatggtaataTGAGAAAACCATTCCCTTACAACtctgataatgataatgataatgataacgaTCTTTGGAATGAAAGTAGTAGGCCAGAATCATCAAGAAGTGTTTCATTATCTGCTGTTAATGACAATGTGTCCAATGATAACGTCgaatcaacaacaattcAACAAAGTGTTACCAATAGTAATAACGATAGCCATaaggaaaatgatgatgataacgaTGAAATGGATATTgatgacgaagatgaagaagatggaGATGCTGATGAGGAAATAATTGGAAGTGAAACTGAAAGTGTTATCAGTAGAAAAACTAATACTTCCCCTATATACCATGACTTCCAGAAAGAAAGAACACCGCAAAACATTTTAAGGAAAcaatatgaaaataaatttaaattcaagTCAAATCATGTCACATCGGATATTTATAACATTATTGGCTATTTCTTACCAAGTCATTGGGCTCCTCCCGCAGCAAGTGGTGTCACCGTATCACGAGATGGTGTAATGAGATTACAATCTGTAACTTTATCTGAGTCGTCAGCATCTAGTACTGCAGGTTTATCGCTGGCAGCAACTCACGAAGTTTATCCAGCTCCCTCATCCACGTCTGCTGCAGCAATAAGAAACAGATTAAATAGTTCACATCCAACATCCTCCACCGCCACCATTACTGGTAAATCAAATAAGAATCAAAGTAACTATACAATGGTTAAGGCCAACACATTTATTCCAACTAATAAGATGagtatattttattatgaaaTTCGAGTTCTTTCAGTGACAAGTTCTCAAAATGCACAAAATTGTAATATTCTACTTGGTTATAATTTCGACTTCAGTGAAAATCATAATGCTAACGTTTTTTCCATAAATGAttcacaacaacaatttgGTAGACCAACTAGTGCTGGACACGTTATGGATACTTCTTTTAACATGACTACAACCAATAACCTGTTTGCAAGAAATCGTCACAATATCCATAATGAAagtgatgataataataacaatggaAATGAAGACTATGAAAACAATGACGACATCgaaggtgatgatgatgacgatgataatgatgatgaagatgatggaggagaagatgaagaacaTGAAGGAGGAGATCCATCAAGAGGTCAATCATGGAGAAGGACATGTGGTTCCAAAAAGGCAAGTAAAGAAGGATTAGATTTTGGATTTTTCGGATTATCAGGACAAAATGGATCAATTTACTTTGGTCAAAAATTTGAACCTTATTCAATACCATTCTGTAGAGATGATATCATTGGTTGTGGGATTAATTATATTGATAGTACAATATTCTTCACTAAGAATGGTGTTCATTTAGGAACTGCTTTTAGAAATCTACctgatttgaattttattCCATCAGTTGCTTTAAAACCAGGTAATTCTGTCAGAACAAATTTCGGATTATATGAAGAGTTTGcatttgatatttctgGTTATCAAGataaatggaaaaataaaagtttacaacatattttacaaccatttaatcaaaaaaatactgAGATGGAAGACgtggaagaagatgaagatgaagctAAAGCTGAAGAAcctgatgaagaagaaaacaataaGACAAAAGATATCGAAAATGGGATCgaaaataatgaacatAGAAAGAAATCTCTAAGTACATTTTTATTAGGCCCAGATACaagatataataaagatggAAGGTTAACGAAGCCCACAGATACAGCAATAAACCATTTGAATGATACAGAGAATGGAGATTTAATTGTTGATACATTGAACGTGATGATAAATGATTACTTAATTCATGAAGGAATGATTGATGTCGCAAAGGCGTTCTTAAAGGATTTACAAGACGATTCCGTTGTTAAGGACTCTGATGGTGGTAACGATAATATAGTAGATTGTGAAACTTTAGAGATCCAAAGAGAAATTATCAGGCATAATGAAAgacaaattttgaaagaagagaaagtAGTTCAAATTAGACAGGAAATTAGACGACTTGTTTATAATGGAGATATTAAGGGATGTGTCACTTGGATTAATTCGGAACTACCTAATCTATTACAAAgtaatattgaattatcGTTTGAATTAAAAATTGCCGAATActtaatttcatttatttctaaTGCACCTGGGATGAATATTGAAGAGACCATCAAAAATGGACAATTATTAACGCAAGAATTTGtctataatgaaaatattccaGGAGCTCTAAgagaaaattttaaaagacATTTAGATAACATCTCCTTACTGTTAGCATATGATGATCCTGTTAATGAAGTTACTGGTGATCTTTCTATGTATTTGTCGAAAGAATACCTACAAGATCGTTTATTCCAAGTCATCAATTCTAATGTTTTACAattcttgaagaagaaaagtaGTTGTTCTTTGGAAGATATAATGGGGTATACAAGAACCATGCTATCTACCATGAGGAATTACAGGATTGATACCTCTGGTTCCAATGGAAATTGTCGATATTACAGAGCTGTTAATATCGACGAggatttcttgaatatataa